A window of the Scandinavium goeteborgense genome harbors these coding sequences:
- a CDS encoding helix-turn-helix transcriptional regulator, protein MSRSLLTNETSELDLLDQRPFDQTDFDILKSYEAVVDGLAMLIGSHCEIVLHSLQDLKCSAIRIANGEHTGRKIGSPITDLALRMLHDMTGADSSVSKCYFTRAKSGVLMKSVTIAIRNREQRVIGLLCINMNLDVPFSQIMGTFIPPEIPEVNSQVNFASSVEDLVTQTLEFTIEEVNADRNVSNNAKNRQIVLNLYEKGIFDIKDAINQVADRLNISKHTVYLYIRQFKSGDFQGQDK, encoded by the coding sequence ATGTCCAGGTCGCTTTTAACCAACGAAACCAGTGAGCTTGATTTACTGGATCAACGTCCTTTCGACCAGACCGATTTTGATATTCTGAAATCTTACGAAGCGGTTGTGGACGGGTTAGCGATGCTCATTGGCTCCCATTGCGAAATCGTGCTGCACTCTTTGCAGGATCTCAAATGTTCCGCCATCCGTATTGCCAACGGTGAACACACCGGCCGTAAAATCGGCTCTCCTATTACTGATTTAGCGCTGCGCATGCTTCATGACATGACCGGTGCGGACAGTAGCGTTTCCAAATGCTATTTCACTCGCGCGAAAAGTGGCGTGCTGATGAAGTCGGTCACTATTGCCATCCGCAACCGTGAACAGCGTGTGATTGGGCTGCTGTGTATCAACATGAACCTTGATGTCCCGTTCTCGCAAATCATGGGCACCTTTATTCCACCGGAAATCCCGGAAGTGAACTCCCAGGTGAACTTTGCTTCCTCCGTGGAAGACCTCGTGACTCAGACGCTGGAATTCACCATCGAAGAGGTCAACGCCGATCGCAACGTTTCTAACAACGCCAAAAATCGCCAGATCGTGCTTAACCTTTACGAAAAAGGGATCTTCGATATCAAAGACGCTATTAACCAGGTCGCCGATCGTTTGAATATCTCCAAACACACCGTCTACCTCTACATCCGCCAGTTCAAAAGTGGCGATTTCCAGGGGCAAGATAAGTAA
- the rpsG gene encoding 30S ribosomal protein S7, which yields MPRRRVIGQRKILPDPKFGSELLAKFVNILMVDGKKSTAESIVYSALETLAQRSGKNELEAFEVALDNVRPTVEVKSRRVGGSTYQVPVEVRPVRRNALAMRWIVEAARKRGDKSMALRLANELTDAADNKGTAVKKREDVHRMAEANKAFAHYRW from the coding sequence ATGCCACGTCGTCGCGTCATTGGTCAGCGTAAAATCCTGCCGGATCCTAAGTTCGGATCAGAACTGCTGGCTAAATTTGTCAACATCCTGATGGTAGATGGTAAAAAATCTACTGCAGAATCAATCGTATACAGCGCGCTGGAGACCCTGGCTCAGCGTTCTGGAAAAAATGAACTGGAAGCTTTCGAAGTCGCTCTCGACAACGTGCGCCCGACTGTAGAAGTTAAGTCTCGCCGCGTTGGTGGTTCTACTTATCAGGTTCCAGTTGAAGTTCGTCCGGTTCGTCGTAATGCCCTGGCAATGCGTTGGATCGTAGAAGCTGCTCGTAAACGCGGTGATAAATCAATGGCCCTGCGTCTGGCGAACGAACTCACTGATGCTGCAGACAACAAAGGTACTGCAGTTAAGAAACGTGAAGACGTTCACCGTATGGCAGAAGCCAACAAGGCGTTCGCTCACTACCGTTGGTAA
- the tuf gene encoding elongation factor Tu, with translation MSKEKFERTKPHVNVGTIGHVDHGKTTLTAAITSVLAKTYGGSARAFDQIDNAPEEKARGITINTSHVEYDTPTRHYAHVDCPGHADYVKNMITGAAQMDGAILVVAATDGPMPQTREHILLGRQVGVPFIIVFLNKCDMVDDEELLELVEMEVRELLSQYDFPGDDTPIVRGSALKALEGEAEWEAKIIELAGFLDSYIPEPERAIDKPFLLPIEDVFSISGRGTVVTGRVERGIVKVGEEVEIVGIKETAKTTCTGVEMFRKLLDEGRAGENVGVLLRGIKREEIERGQVLAKPGSINPHTKFESEVYILSKDEGGRHTPFFKGYRPQFYFRTTDVTGTIELPEGVEMVMPGDNIKMVVTLIHPIAMDDGLRFAIREGGRTVGAGVVAKVIS, from the coding sequence GTGTCTAAAGAAAAATTTGAACGTACAAAACCGCACGTCAACGTTGGTACTATCGGCCACGTCGACCATGGTAAAACTACTCTGACTGCAGCAATCACCTCCGTACTGGCTAAGACCTACGGCGGTTCTGCTCGCGCATTCGACCAGATCGATAACGCACCAGAAGAAAAAGCTCGTGGTATCACCATCAACACTTCCCACGTTGAATATGACACCCCGACTCGCCACTACGCACACGTAGACTGCCCAGGCCACGCCGACTATGTTAAAAACATGATCACCGGTGCTGCGCAGATGGATGGCGCTATCCTGGTTGTTGCTGCGACTGATGGCCCTATGCCACAGACTCGTGAGCACATCCTGCTGGGTCGTCAGGTAGGCGTTCCTTTCATCATCGTGTTCCTGAACAAATGTGACATGGTTGATGACGAAGAGCTGCTGGAACTGGTTGAGATGGAAGTTCGTGAACTCCTGTCCCAGTACGATTTCCCAGGCGACGACACTCCTATCGTTCGTGGTTCCGCGCTGAAAGCGCTGGAAGGCGAAGCTGAGTGGGAAGCTAAAATCATCGAACTGGCTGGCTTCCTGGATTCTTACATCCCAGAACCAGAACGTGCGATCGACAAGCCATTCCTGCTGCCAATCGAAGACGTATTCTCCATCTCCGGCCGTGGTACTGTTGTTACCGGTCGTGTAGAGCGCGGTATCGTTAAAGTTGGTGAAGAAGTAGAAATCGTTGGTATCAAAGAAACTGCGAAAACTACCTGTACTGGCGTTGAAATGTTCCGCAAACTGCTGGACGAAGGCCGTGCTGGTGAGAACGTTGGTGTTCTGCTGCGTGGTATCAAACGTGAAGAAATCGAACGTGGTCAGGTTCTGGCCAAGCCGGGTTCAATCAACCCGCACACCAAGTTCGAATCTGAAGTGTACATCCTGTCCAAAGATGAAGGCGGCCGTCATACTCCGTTCTTCAAAGGCTACCGTCCACAGTTCTACTTCCGTACAACTGACGTGACCGGTACCATCGAACTGCCAGAAGGCGTTGAGATGGTAATGCCAGGCGACAACATCAAAATGGTTGTTACCTTGATCCACCCAATCGCGATGGATGACGGTCTGCGTTTCGCAATCCGTGAAGGCGGCCGTACTGTAGGCGCGGGCGTTGTTGCTAAAGTTATCAGCTAA
- the tusD gene encoding sulfurtransferase complex subunit TusD: MRFALMVTGPAYGTQQSSSAWQFANAVLAEGHELMSVFFYREGVYNANQLTAPANDEFDVVRAWQSLHELHGVALHICVAAALRRGVTDETEAKQLDLAGFNLQPGFTLSGLGALAEASLTCDRMVQF, from the coding sequence ATGCGTTTTGCCCTGATGGTAACGGGCCCCGCCTACGGTACACAACAGTCCAGCAGCGCATGGCAATTTGCGAACGCGGTGCTGGCAGAAGGACATGAACTCATGAGCGTGTTCTTCTATCGCGAAGGGGTTTACAACGCCAACCAGCTTACCGCGCCCGCAAACGATGAGTTTGATGTGGTGCGGGCCTGGCAGTCTCTGCATGAATTGCATGGTGTGGCGCTGCATATCTGTGTCGCCGCGGCGTTACGCCGGGGAGTGACCGATGAAACCGAAGCGAAACAGCTCGATTTGGCTGGTTTCAACCTGCAGCCTGGCTTCACGTTAAGTGGGCTGGGCGCGCTGGCAGAAGCCTCCTTGACCTGCGATCGAATGGTGCAATTCTGA
- the slyD gene encoding peptidylprolyl isomerase: protein MKVAKDLVVSLAYQVRTEDGVLVDESPVSAPLDYLHGHGSLISGLEKALEDHEVGDKFDVEVGANDAYGQYDENLVQRVPKDVFMGVEELQVGMRFLAETDQGPVPVEITEVEDDHVVVDGNHMLAGQNLKFHVEVIALREATEEELAHGHVHGAHDHHHDHDHEGGCCGGHGHDHGDQEQGKGGCGGNGGCGCH, encoded by the coding sequence ATGAAAGTAGCAAAAGACCTGGTGGTTAGCCTGGCCTATCAGGTACGTACAGAAGACGGTGTATTGGTTGATGAGTCTCCGGTAAGTGCGCCGCTCGACTACCTGCATGGTCACGGTTCCCTGATCTCTGGCCTGGAAAAAGCGCTGGAAGATCACGAAGTAGGCGATAAGTTTGACGTTGAAGTTGGCGCGAACGACGCTTACGGTCAGTACGATGAAAACCTGGTACAGCGCGTACCGAAAGACGTCTTCATGGGCGTTGAAGAGCTGCAGGTTGGCATGCGTTTCCTGGCTGAAACAGACCAGGGCCCGGTTCCGGTTGAAATCACCGAAGTTGAAGACGACCATGTCGTTGTCGACGGTAACCACATGCTGGCTGGCCAGAACCTGAAATTCCATGTTGAAGTCATTGCGCTGCGTGAAGCAACCGAAGAAGAACTGGCTCATGGCCACGTTCACGGTGCGCACGACCATCACCACGATCACGACCATGAAGGCGGTTGCTGCGGCGGCCACGGTCACGATCACGGCGACCAGGAACAGGGTAAAGGCGGTTGTGGCGGTAACGGCGGCTGCGGTTGCCACTGA
- a CDS encoding protein SlyX, whose product MSEITLEARLAELESRVAFQEITIEDLNQTVTSHEMEMAKMRDNMRLMVEKLKSSQPSHMASQTEETPPPHY is encoded by the coding sequence ATGAGCGAGATAACATTAGAAGCGCGTCTGGCAGAGCTTGAGAGCCGAGTGGCGTTTCAGGAAATCACCATTGAAGACCTCAACCAGACGGTGACCTCCCACGAGATGGAAATGGCCAAAATGCGTGACAACATGCGCCTGATGGTTGAAAAACTGAAGTCCAGCCAACCGTCACACATGGCGTCACAGACCGAAGAAACTCCACCGCCACATTACTGA
- the tusB gene encoding sulfurtransferase complex subunit TusB: MLHTLSHSPWQHDISAQLRLVRPGDDLLLLSDGVIAALDGSRFLDILRAAPITLYALEEDIEARGLTGQISSGVVRVSYNDFVRLTIQHPGQLTW; this comes from the coding sequence ATGCTGCATACTCTTAGCCACTCTCCCTGGCAACATGACATCAGCGCCCAGCTTCGTTTAGTCCGCCCGGGCGATGACCTGCTGTTGCTGTCAGACGGCGTCATTGCTGCCCTGGACGGTAGCCGCTTCCTTGATATTCTCCGCGCCGCCCCCATAACTCTGTATGCGTTAGAAGAGGACATTGAGGCTCGCGGTCTCACTGGTCAAATTTCGAGCGGTGTCGTCAGGGTTAGCTATAATGACTTCGTCAGACTCACGATCCAGCATCCCGGACAACTCACCTGGTAA
- the fkpA gene encoding FKBP-type peptidyl-prolyl cis-trans isomerase: MKSLFKVTLLATTMAVALNAPLTFAADAAAKTAPAADAAKAAPASLNAAFKNDDQQSAYALGASLGRYMENSLKEQEKLGIKLDKAQLIAGVQDAFADKSKLSDQEIEQTLQTFETRVKTAAQQKMEKDATDNEAKGKTFRDTFAKEKGVKTSSTGLMYKVEKEGTGDAPKDSDTVVVNYKGTLIDGKEFDNSYTRGEPLSFRLDGVIPGWTEGLKNIKKGGKIKLVIPPDLAYGKTGVPGIPANSTLVFDVELLDIKPAPKAEAAPAAAADDKAAADTSKK, translated from the coding sequence ATGAAATCACTGTTTAAAGTAACGCTTCTGGCGACAACAATGGCCGTTGCCCTGAATGCACCGCTGACTTTTGCCGCAGATGCTGCTGCAAAAACAGCTCCAGCTGCTGACGCTGCTAAAGCCGCACCGGCTAGCCTCAATGCTGCATTCAAAAACGACGACCAGCAATCTGCTTATGCACTGGGTGCATCGCTCGGTCGTTACATGGAAAATTCTCTGAAAGAACAGGAAAAACTGGGCATCAAACTGGATAAAGCTCAGCTGATCGCAGGCGTTCAGGATGCGTTTGCAGATAAGAGCAAACTGTCCGATCAGGAAATCGAGCAGACTCTGCAGACTTTCGAGACTCGCGTAAAAACTGCTGCACAGCAGAAAATGGAAAAAGACGCGACTGATAACGAAGCGAAAGGCAAAACCTTCCGCGATACCTTCGCCAAAGAAAAAGGCGTGAAAACCTCTTCTACTGGTCTGATGTATAAAGTAGAGAAAGAAGGGACCGGCGACGCGCCGAAAGACAGCGACACCGTAGTGGTAAACTACAAAGGTACGCTGATCGACGGTAAAGAGTTCGATAACTCTTACACCCGTGGCGAGCCGCTGTCATTCCGTCTGGACGGTGTAATCCCTGGCTGGACTGAAGGCCTGAAAAACATCAAGAAAGGCGGCAAGATCAAGCTGGTCATTCCACCGGATCTGGCTTACGGCAAAACTGGCGTTCCGGGTATTCCGGCTAACTCCACGCTGGTCTTCGATGTTGAGCTGCTTGACATCAAACCAGCTCCGAAAGCAGAAGCCGCTCCGGCTGCTGCCGCAGACGACAAAGCTGCAGCTGACACCAGTAAGAAATAA
- the fusA gene encoding elongation factor G, with product MARKTPIERYRNIGISAHIDAGKTTTTERVLFYTGVNHKIGEVHDGAATMDWMEQEQERGITITSAATTCFWSGMAKQFEPHHINIIDTPGHVDFTIEVERSMRVLDGAVMVYCAVGGVQPQSETVWRQANKYKVPRIAFVNKMDRMGANFLKVVDQIEKRLGATPVPLQLAIGAEEKFTGVVDLVKMKAINWNEADQGVTFEYEDIPADMQDLAEEWHQKLVEAAAEGSDELMEKFFGGEELTEEEIKTSLRKRVLNNEIILVTCGSAFKNKGVQAMLDAVVEYLPAPTDVTAINGILDDGKDTPAVRHSDDNEPFAALAFKIATDPFVGNLTFFRVYSGVVNSGDTVFNPVKSARERLGRIVQMHANKREEIKEVRAGDIAAAIGLKEVTTGDTLCDQDNVIILERMEFPEPVISIAVEPKTKADQEKMGLALGRLAKEDPSFRVWTDEETNQTIIAGMGELHLDIIVDRMKREFNVEANVGKPQVAYREAIRAKVTDIEGKHAKQSGGRGQYGHVVIDMYPLEPGSNPKGYEFVNDIKGGVIPGEFIPAVDKGLQEQLKAGPLAGYPVVDLGVRLHFGSYHDVDSSELAFKLAASIAFKDGFKKAKPVLLEPIMKVEVETPEENTGDVIGDLSRRRGQLKGQESNATGVQIHAEVPLSEMFGYATQLRSLTKGRASYSMEFLKYDDAPNNVAQAVIEARGK from the coding sequence ATGGCTCGTAAAACACCCATTGAGCGTTACCGTAACATCGGTATCAGTGCTCACATCGACGCCGGTAAAACCACTACTACCGAACGTGTTCTGTTCTACACCGGTGTAAACCACAAAATCGGTGAAGTACACGACGGCGCCGCAACCATGGACTGGATGGAGCAGGAGCAGGAACGTGGTATTACCATCACGTCCGCTGCGACGACCTGTTTCTGGTCAGGTATGGCTAAGCAGTTCGAACCACACCACATCAACATCATCGACACCCCGGGCCACGTTGACTTCACCATCGAAGTTGAACGTTCCATGCGTGTTCTTGATGGCGCGGTAATGGTTTACTGTGCAGTTGGTGGTGTTCAGCCACAGTCTGAGACCGTATGGCGTCAGGCAAACAAATATAAAGTTCCACGTATCGCGTTCGTTAACAAAATGGACCGTATGGGTGCTAACTTCCTGAAAGTTGTTGATCAGATTGAAAAACGTCTGGGCGCAACTCCGGTGCCTCTGCAACTGGCAATCGGTGCGGAAGAGAAATTCACCGGTGTTGTTGACCTGGTGAAGATGAAAGCAATCAACTGGAACGAAGCAGATCAGGGCGTAACCTTCGAATACGAAGATATCCCAGCTGATATGCAAGATCTGGCTGAAGAATGGCATCAGAAACTGGTTGAAGCCGCTGCTGAAGGTTCTGACGAACTGATGGAGAAATTCTTTGGTGGCGAAGAGCTGACTGAAGAAGAAATCAAAACTTCTCTGCGTAAGCGCGTACTGAACAACGAAATTATCCTGGTTACCTGTGGTTCTGCGTTTAAAAACAAAGGCGTACAGGCGATGTTGGATGCGGTTGTTGAATACCTGCCAGCGCCGACTGATGTGACCGCGATTAACGGTATCCTGGACGACGGTAAAGACACTCCAGCAGTTCGCCATTCTGACGACAACGAGCCGTTTGCTGCTCTGGCGTTCAAAATCGCAACTGACCCATTCGTGGGTAACCTGACCTTCTTCCGCGTTTACTCTGGCGTAGTTAACTCTGGTGACACCGTGTTCAACCCGGTGAAATCAGCACGTGAGCGTCTGGGCCGTATCGTACAGATGCACGCCAACAAACGTGAAGAGATCAAAGAAGTTCGCGCTGGTGACATCGCTGCAGCTATCGGTCTGAAAGAAGTCACTACTGGTGATACCCTGTGTGATCAGGACAATGTGATCATTCTGGAGCGTATGGAATTCCCTGAACCGGTAATCTCCATCGCCGTTGAACCAAAAACCAAAGCTGACCAGGAAAAAATGGGTCTGGCTCTGGGTCGTCTGGCTAAAGAAGATCCATCATTCCGTGTATGGACTGATGAAGAAACCAACCAGACCATCATCGCTGGTATGGGTGAGCTGCACCTCGACATCATCGTTGACCGCATGAAGCGTGAATTCAACGTTGAAGCGAACGTCGGTAAACCTCAGGTTGCTTACCGCGAAGCGATTCGCGCGAAAGTTACCGATATCGAAGGTAAACACGCCAAGCAGTCTGGTGGTCGTGGTCAGTACGGTCATGTTGTTATCGACATGTACCCACTGGAGCCGGGCTCAAATCCGAAAGGTTACGAGTTCGTCAACGACATCAAAGGTGGTGTAATTCCTGGTGAATTCATCCCTGCCGTTGATAAAGGCCTCCAGGAGCAGCTGAAAGCTGGTCCACTGGCTGGTTACCCGGTTGTTGATCTCGGCGTGCGTCTGCACTTCGGTTCATACCATGACGTTGACTCCTCTGAGCTGGCGTTTAAACTGGCTGCTTCTATCGCCTTCAAAGATGGCTTTAAGAAAGCAAAACCAGTTCTGCTTGAGCCTATCATGAAGGTTGAAGTTGAAACTCCAGAAGAGAACACCGGTGATGTTATCGGTGACCTTAGCCGTCGTCGTGGTCAGCTGAAAGGTCAGGAATCTAACGCTACTGGCGTTCAGATTCACGCTGAAGTTCCGCTGTCTGAAATGTTCGGATATGCAACTCAGCTGCGTTCTCTGACCAAAGGTCGTGCTTCTTACTCCATGGAGTTCCTGAAGTACGACGACGCGCCGAACAACGTTGCTCAGGCCGTTATCGAAGCTCGTGGCAAATAA
- the rpsL gene encoding 30S ribosomal protein S12: protein MATVNQLVRKPRTRKVVKSNVPALEACPQKRGVCTRVYTTTPKKPNSALRKVCRVRLTNGFEVTSYIGGEGHNLQEHSVILIRGGRVKDLPGVRYHTVRGALDCSGVKDRKQARSKYGVKRPKA from the coding sequence ATGGCAACAGTAAATCAGCTGGTTCGCAAACCACGCACTCGCAAAGTTGTTAAAAGCAACGTGCCTGCGCTGGAAGCCTGCCCGCAGAAACGTGGCGTATGTACTCGTGTATATACTACCACTCCTAAGAAACCTAACTCCGCACTGCGTAAAGTTTGCCGTGTGCGTCTGACTAACGGTTTCGAAGTCACCTCCTACATCGGCGGTGAAGGTCACAACCTGCAGGAACACTCCGTGATCCTGATCCGTGGCGGTCGTGTAAAAGACCTTCCGGGTGTTCGTTACCATACCGTTCGTGGTGCACTTGACTGCTCCGGCGTTAAAGACCGTAAGCAAGCTCGTTCCAAGTATGGTGTGAAGCGTCCTAAGGCTTAA
- the tusC gene encoding sulfurtransferase complex subunit TusC gives MKRVAFVFMTAPHGSSAGREGLDALLATSALTEEIGVFFVGDGVFQLLSNQHPATILARDYIPTFKLMALYDIENCWLCAASLRERGLSESSFIIESEILEPDLLRQRLDDYDVILRF, from the coding sequence ATGAAACGCGTAGCCTTTGTCTTTATGACTGCCCCGCACGGTAGCAGTGCTGGCAGGGAAGGGCTTGATGCGCTGCTGGCGACTTCGGCACTGACAGAAGAGATTGGCGTCTTTTTTGTCGGAGACGGCGTGTTCCAGCTTCTCAGCAACCAGCATCCTGCGACAATTCTGGCGCGCGACTACATTCCCACTTTTAAGTTGATGGCGCTTTATGACATCGAAAACTGCTGGTTATGTGCCGCTTCTCTACGCGAGCGCGGTTTAAGTGAATCTTCTTTTATTATTGAGTCAGAAATTCTGGAGCCCGATTTGCTCCGTCAGCGACTCGATGATTACGATGTGATTTTGCGATTCTGA